In Syntrophorhabdaceae bacterium, the following are encoded in one genomic region:
- a CDS encoding MFS transporter encodes MMLRIANFMKVYCSRPMAVMMLLGFSSGLPLPLTSGTLQGWLTIAGVDIRTIGIFSLVGIPYTIKFIWSPLMDRFVPPWLGRRRGWAISTQIVLMAAIAWMAFSSPQYAPLSLALLALMVAFSSASQDIVVDAYRTDILPEKERGTGSAAFIVGYRVAMLTAGAIALIMSDRIGWQNTYLIMAGLMIVGMVGTLIGREPDGKIVPPKTLKEAVWGPLKDFFYRPMALIILLFIILYKLGDAYAGSLTTTFLLRGVGFTPTDVGTINKGLGFAATIAGAMYGGGMMIRLGLFRSLMIFGILQMVSNLSFMALAYTGKSYGMMIFAVAFENIAGGMGMAAFMAFIMTVCNKRYSATQFALLSSLSALGRVFITPTSGFVVKYLGWAPFFLITTLTALPGLLMLWWLKEEIARLGKEEP; translated from the coding sequence ATGATGCTCCGGATCGCCAATTTCATGAAAGTATATTGCAGCCGCCCCATGGCGGTCATGATGCTCCTCGGGTTCTCTTCGGGCCTTCCTCTTCCGCTCACGAGCGGCACCCTTCAGGGGTGGCTCACCATCGCGGGCGTCGATATCCGGACTATCGGGATTTTTTCTCTCGTGGGCATACCCTACACGATAAAATTCATATGGTCGCCCCTCATGGACCGGTTCGTGCCGCCCTGGCTCGGAAGGCGCCGCGGATGGGCGATATCCACACAGATCGTCCTCATGGCCGCCATAGCCTGGATGGCCTTTTCTTCACCCCAATACGCCCCTCTCTCATTGGCGCTCCTTGCCCTCATGGTTGCCTTCTCTTCCGCTTCCCAGGATATCGTGGTGGACGCCTATCGAACGGATATACTGCCGGAAAAGGAACGAGGGACCGGCTCGGCCGCCTTCATCGTGGGATACAGGGTGGCCATGCTGACCGCCGGCGCCATCGCCCTTATCATGTCGGACCGCATAGGGTGGCAGAACACCTACCTTATCATGGCGGGGCTTATGATAGTAGGCATGGTCGGCACCCTGATCGGGCGCGAGCCGGATGGAAAGATCGTCCCTCCGAAAACCCTCAAGGAAGCGGTATGGGGACCTCTCAAGGATTTCTTTTACCGTCCCATGGCCCTCATCATCCTTCTGTTTATCATCCTCTACAAGCTCGGCGACGCCTATGCGGGCAGCCTCACCACGACCTTTCTTTTGAGAGGCGTCGGCTTTACCCCGACGGACGTGGGCACCATCAATAAAGGCCTCGGTTTTGCCGCCACCATTGCGGGCGCCATGTACGGGGGAGGCATGATGATCAGGCTCGGCCTTTTCCGGTCCCTCATGATCTTCGGGATTCTTCAGATGGTCTCCAATCTCTCCTTCATGGCCCTCGCGTACACCGGCAAGAGCTACGGGATGATGATCTTCGCCGTGGCCTTCGAAAACATTGCGGGAGGCATGGGAATGGCCGCATTCATGGCCTTTATCATGACCGTCTGCAATAAACGATACAGCGCTACCCAGTTCGCCCTCCTCTCATCTCTTTCCGCCCTGGGCCGGGTCTTCATCACCCCGACCTCGGGCTTTGTGGTGAAATACCTCGGGTGGGCCCCATTCTTTCTCATCACCACCCTGACCGCCCTTCCGGGTCTCCTCATGCTCTGGTGGCTCAAGGAAGAGATTGCCCGCCTCGGAAAAGAAGAGCCCTGA
- a CDS encoding radical SAM protein, giving the protein MENALSHLVKCELCPRRCKAGRTRDRKGYCGVGKEIIVSHYGPHFGEEPPISGEKGSGNIFFGGCNLKCIYCQNFQISQQHEGERLDVNGLVSLFFSLAAQGVHNINLVSPTPYISFIASAIRAAKGKGFTLPFVYNTNAYENVESLGLLKGLIDIYLPDFKYGNPKMGKLLSDAHEYPKWAKFAILEMKSQVGDLIVEKGIAKKGLLVRHLVLPNNLAGSKEVITWIKENLGPQTYLSLMAQYNPLYKASTYPMLDRKINRDEYNALLELLHQYGFHNVYVQELESASCFVPDFKKDKPFQERTGTKG; this is encoded by the coding sequence ATGGAGAATGCTCTTTCCCATCTTGTGAAGTGTGAGCTTTGCCCGCGGCGGTGTAAGGCGGGCAGGACCAGGGACAGGAAAGGGTATTGCGGGGTCGGCAAAGAGATCATCGTCTCCCATTACGGGCCTCATTTCGGTGAAGAGCCTCCCATATCCGGCGAGAAGGGTTCGGGGAATATCTTCTTCGGCGGCTGCAACCTCAAGTGCATCTATTGCCAGAATTTTCAGATCAGCCAACAGCATGAGGGAGAGCGCCTCGATGTGAACGGCCTCGTCAGCCTATTCTTTTCCCTTGCGGCACAAGGGGTCCATAATATCAACCTTGTAAGTCCTACCCCTTATATTTCCTTTATCGCTTCGGCGATCAGGGCGGCAAAGGGGAAGGGGTTCACCCTGCCTTTCGTTTACAATACGAATGCCTATGAGAATGTGGAGTCCCTGGGCCTTCTTAAGGGGCTTATCGATATCTACCTCCCTGATTTCAAATACGGGAACCCGAAGATGGGAAAACTCCTTTCCGACGCCCATGAATATCCCAAATGGGCAAAATTCGCCATTCTCGAAATGAAGTCCCAGGTCGGCGACCTGATTGTCGAAAAGGGGATTGCAAAAAAAGGGCTCCTCGTCCGCCACCTCGTGCTGCCCAATAACCTTGCGGGCTCCAAAGAGGTCATCACATGGATCAAGGAGAACCTCGGGCCCCAGACTTATCTGAGCCTCATGGCGCAGTATAACCCGTTATATAAGGCAAGCACCTATCCGATGCTCGACCGGAAGATCAATAGGGACGAATATAACGCCCTTCTGGAGCTTTTGCACCAATACGGGTTTCATAACGTGTACGTTCAGGAGTTGGAGAGCGCATCTTGCTTTGTTCCCGATTTTAAAAAGGATAAGCCTTTCCAGGAGAGGACCGGCACAAAAGGATGA
- a CDS encoding homoserine dehydrogenase, translating into MIGIGIIGLGTVGVGTYKILRDHGSLIRLRTGTELEVVRIADVDITSDRGIALEKGLLVNNAMELIEDERVDIVVELMGGTTLAFDFISEALKRKKWVVTANKALLAERGDDLFRLAEEQHGEIGFEASVCGGIPVIRAIRDGLVGNRLTSLIGILNGTCNYILSRMTEEGISFSNALSEAQRLGFAEKDPTLDIEGIDAAHKLCILARLAFHYPVEMKDVATSGISRIDPIDIQFAKEFGYRIKLLGMAKEEKGLIEARVEPAMIPAAHPMSNVNGVFNATYVVGDRVGPTLYYGRGAGSDPTGSAVVSDIVDMASRFRAGAARTIMPFQAEGRRMRRPEESSFPYYMRFTVEDRPGVLSKISGILAQYNISLSSVIQKGRREVGHVPLVIVTHEAIEENLNRAKSEIDGLPFVQGESVHIRIEEGNS; encoded by the coding sequence ATGATCGGAATAGGTATAATAGGCTTAGGCACCGTAGGCGTAGGTACGTACAAAATCCTCAGGGACCACGGCTCCCTTATAAGGTTAAGGACGGGGACGGAATTGGAAGTGGTGAGGATCGCGGACGTGGATATTACGAGTGACAGGGGCATTGCCCTTGAAAAGGGGCTCCTTGTCAACAATGCCATGGAGCTTATCGAGGACGAGCGGGTCGATATCGTGGTCGAGCTTATGGGCGGAACTACCCTCGCATTCGACTTCATATCGGAAGCATTGAAGAGAAAGAAGTGGGTGGTAACGGCGAACAAGGCGCTTCTTGCCGAAAGGGGCGACGACCTTTTCCGTCTCGCCGAGGAGCAGCACGGGGAGATCGGCTTCGAGGCCTCCGTATGCGGCGGCATCCCGGTCATCAGGGCGATACGAGACGGCCTCGTGGGGAACCGGCTGACTTCGCTCATCGGTATCCTGAACGGCACATGCAATTACATACTCTCCCGGATGACGGAGGAGGGGATATCTTTCAGCAATGCCCTATCGGAAGCCCAGCGTCTCGGTTTTGCGGAGAAGGACCCTACCCTCGATATAGAAGGGATAGACGCGGCGCATAAACTCTGCATTCTGGCCCGCCTGGCCTTTCACTACCCGGTGGAGATGAAGGATGTGGCCACCTCGGGCATCTCGAGGATCGATCCCATAGATATCCAGTTCGCGAAAGAATTTGGATACAGGATAAAATTGCTCGGAATGGCAAAGGAAGAAAAGGGTCTGATCGAGGCCAGAGTAGAGCCGGCCATGATCCCGGCGGCCCATCCCATGAGCAACGTCAACGGCGTCTTCAATGCGACCTATGTAGTGGGCGACAGGGTCGGGCCTACCCTTTATTACGGCCGCGGCGCGGGCAGCGACCCCACGGGAAGCGCGGTGGTGAGCGACATCGTCGATATGGCCTCGAGGTTCAGGGCGGGCGCCGCCAGGACGATAATGCCCTTTCAGGCAGAGGGACGCCGCATGAGGAGACCAGAAGAATCGTCCTTTCCCTACTACATGCGGTTTACGGTCGAAGACAGGCCGGGCGTTCTTTCGAAGATTTCGGGCATCCTCGCCCAATATAATATCAGTCTTTCTTCGGTGATCCAGAAGGGAAGAAGGGAAGTGGGCCACGTGCCCCTGGTGATCGTCACCCACGAAGCGATTGAAGAGAACCTCAACAGGGCCAAATCCGAAATCGACGGTCTGCCGTTCGTACAGGGCGAGAGCGTTCATATAAGGATCGAAGAAGGCAACTCATGA
- a CDS encoding adenosine-specific kinase: MEIKTVKIDIPEGANIVIGQSHFVKTVEDMYEILVGSSSHLKFGIAFSEASGPCLVRYEGNDEALMKLACETSMALSAGHTFVIFLKEGFPINILNAVKACQEVCHVVCATANPLEVVLALGQDGNGILGVIDGARPEGIEAAEDKRSRQDLLRRFGYKL, translated from the coding sequence GTGGAGATAAAGACGGTAAAGATCGACATCCCCGAAGGCGCGAATATCGTGATAGGCCAGTCCCATTTCGTGAAAACTGTGGAGGATATGTATGAAATCCTCGTGGGCTCCTCGTCCCACCTGAAATTCGGCATTGCCTTTTCCGAGGCGAGCGGGCCGTGCCTGGTGAGGTATGAAGGGAACGACGAGGCTCTCATGAAACTCGCCTGTGAGACCTCAATGGCCCTTTCCGCCGGCCATACCTTCGTCATCTTTCTCAAAGAGGGTTTTCCCATAAACATACTCAATGCGGTGAAAGCCTGCCAGGAAGTCTGTCATGTTGTCTGTGCCACTGCAAACCCCCTGGAAGTGGTCCTGGCCCTGGGGCAGGATGGGAACGGCATTCTCGGGGTAATTGACGGGGCCCGCCCGGAAGGCATCGAGGCCGCAGAAGACAAGAGGTCCCGGCAGGACCTATTGCGTAGGTTCGGGTACAAGCTATAA
- a CDS encoding MotA/TolQ/ExbB proton channel family protein, translating into MIKHNFVGAFICFLIFVGCFFWGESGTVVFYLNIVSLLVVVSGTLGAVFLSHPFNRLSSAFKVAKNVYTKDVISNSDEVVNLLLDMAVRSKYDGILSLERYEKQLTVSFLRDALAMVVDGYSEEEIKDILGTEMHFFRLRRQQSERVFRTMAAVAPPFGVAGSIIGLIGMLVGMGDTGIILKTIPLALTSTLYSIIISYFILIPIAEGIYSKTQRELYLQSIISEGVVEIAREKNVYKLERKLSTFLTPSQREGAGQGIRQIQKRYADMKKGKGAPREQRAADSAAKAK; encoded by the coding sequence ATGATCAAACATAATTTCGTGGGGGCTTTCATCTGCTTCCTCATCTTTGTAGGGTGCTTCTTCTGGGGCGAAAGCGGCACGGTCGTTTTCTACCTCAATATCGTGAGCCTCCTGGTGGTGGTTTCGGGCACCCTCGGCGCCGTCTTCCTGAGCCATCCCTTCAACAGGCTGAGCAGCGCCTTTAAAGTGGCAAAGAACGTCTATACAAAAGATGTGATCTCCAATTCCGACGAAGTGGTGAACCTCCTCCTCGATATGGCGGTGAGGTCCAAATATGACGGTATACTCTCCCTGGAGCGCTATGAGAAGCAGCTGACCGTATCGTTCCTGAGGGACGCCCTCGCCATGGTGGTCGACGGCTATTCGGAGGAAGAGATCAAAGATATTCTCGGCACGGAAATGCACTTCTTCAGACTGAGGCGGCAGCAATCGGAGAGGGTGTTCAGGACCATGGCTGCCGTTGCCCCGCCGTTCGGAGTGGCGGGAAGCATCATAGGCCTTATCGGGATGCTCGTAGGCATGGGGGACACGGGGATCATCCTGAAGACCATTCCCCTTGCCCTCACCTCCACCCTCTACTCCATTATCATCAGTTATTTTATCCTCATTCCCATCGCGGAAGGCATTTATTCGAAGACCCAGAGGGAGCTTTACCTCCAGAGTATCATCAGTGAAGGGGTCGTCGAGATCGCACGGGAAAAAAATGTATATAAGCTCGAAAGAAAGCTCTCCACTTTCCTCACCCCTTCCCAGAGAGAAGGGGCGGGCCAGGGCATCCGGCAAATCCAGAAGCGCTACGCCGACATGAAGAAAGGCAAGGGCGCTCCCAGGGAACAAAGGGCCGCCGATTCCGCGGCAAAAGCGAAATAA
- a CDS encoding aminotransferase class I/II-fold pyridoxal phosphate-dependent enzyme produces the protein MDDFYRISRLPPYTFAIVRDLLIEARKRGEDIIDLGMGNPDLATPKCIVSKLVEAARNPKNHRYSVTKGIYKLRSAMSEWYKRKYDVEIDPDSEVVVCMGAKEGIGHLVLATISQGEVVIVPGPAYPIHTYSVVIAGGDLRTIPLMPREEFFERLNMAVKTTWPQPKMLIISFPNNPTTEVVDLEFFDKIVAFAKEHNLMVVHDLAYADLVFDGYRAPSFLQAKGAKDVGVEFYSLSKSYSMPGWRVGFAVGNKEMINALSRIKSYFDYGVFQPIQIASIIALNECDDEVLNIVDRYKGRRDVLCEGLSRFGWVVEKPKATMFVWAKIPGEFESMGSVEFSKLLLREAKVATSPGIGFGEYGEGYIRFALIENEHRIKQAVKGIKNLLYSAKKI, from the coding sequence ATGGATGATTTTTACCGTATATCTAGGCTTCCCCCGTACACCTTCGCAATCGTAAGAGACCTGCTCATAGAGGCACGAAAAAGAGGAGAGGACATTATCGACCTCGGCATGGGCAACCCTGACCTGGCCACTCCCAAGTGCATCGTCTCGAAACTCGTGGAGGCGGCGAGGAACCCGAAAAACCACAGATATTCAGTGACGAAAGGCATTTATAAGCTGCGCAGTGCCATGTCGGAATGGTATAAGAGAAAGTATGACGTGGAGATAGATCCCGATTCGGAAGTCGTGGTCTGTATGGGGGCAAAGGAAGGGATCGGCCACCTCGTGCTCGCCACCATAAGCCAGGGGGAAGTGGTCATTGTTCCGGGACCTGCCTATCCGATCCACACGTATTCGGTGGTGATCGCGGGAGGAGATCTCCGGACGATTCCGCTCATGCCCCGGGAAGAATTCTTCGAGCGGCTGAATATGGCGGTCAAGACCACCTGGCCCCAGCCGAAGATGCTGATAATCAGTTTTCCCAATAACCCCACCACGGAAGTGGTGGACTTGGAATTTTTTGATAAAATAGTTGCCTTTGCCAAGGAGCACAATCTTATGGTCGTCCACGATCTTGCCTACGCGGACCTCGTCTTCGACGGATACCGGGCGCCGAGCTTCCTTCAGGCGAAAGGCGCGAAAGATGTGGGTGTTGAATTCTATTCACTCTCCAAAAGCTACAGCATGCCCGGATGGAGGGTAGGCTTTGCAGTGGGAAACAAGGAGATGATCAATGCCCTGAGCAGGATCAAGAGTTATTTCGATTACGGCGTATTTCAGCCTATTCAGATTGCATCCATCATCGCCCTCAATGAATGCGATGATGAGGTTCTAAATATAGTGGACCGGTACAAGGGCAGGAGAGATGTCCTTTGTGAGGGGCTTTCCCGGTTCGGTTGGGTTGTGGAAAAACCGAAGGCGACTATGTTCGTCTGGGCAAAAATACCCGGAGAGTTCGAATCGATGGGCTCGGTCGAATTTTCAAAGCTTCTCCTGAGGGAGGCAAAGGTTGCCACATCGCCGGGTATCGGTTTCGGGGAATATGGAGAGGGGTATATACGGTTCGCCCTCATCGAGAATGAACACAGGATCAAACAAGCGGTAAAAGGGATAAAAAACCTTCTTTACTCAGCAAAAAAAATATGA
- a CDS encoding cofactor-independent phosphoglycerate mutase gives MKFIVIIGDGMADFPIPELGDKTPLMVARTPHMDRMAREGFCGKVMTIPDGMPPGSDVAGMSIFGYDPGQYYTGRAPIEAAGMSIPMESNDIAFRCNLVHLEVEPGKTVMGDYSGGHITTEEAWRLVDTLNREIGTDRIRFYPGVGYRHIMLWRSGDDSMATTPPHDITGREIGPYMPAGTGAEMVTALMERSRQVLACDPVNREREKAGKLPANSIWLWGQGKKAFLPVFKEKYGLKGATVAAVDLIKGLSCLIGFDTPLVRGATGYLDTDYGAKARKALNLLRDHDIVYIHVEAPDEASHNGNREEKIKAIESIDREVVGKVLEEAGEGVRFLVLTDHATPLSMKTHFACPVPFAIYEKGSESGAGCAWGYDERTGDKVMSGEEMVAYFVRGKNG, from the coding sequence ATGAAATTCATCGTGATTATCGGAGACGGCATGGCGGATTTCCCCATTCCGGAGCTCGGCGATAAGACCCCTCTCATGGTTGCCCGCACACCGCACATGGACAGGATGGCGAGGGAAGGATTTTGCGGCAAGGTCATGACCATACCTGACGGCATGCCTCCGGGAAGCGACGTGGCGGGCATGTCGATCTTCGGATACGATCCCGGCCAATATTATACGGGCAGGGCGCCCATAGAGGCCGCGGGAATGAGCATCCCCATGGAGAGTAATGATATCGCGTTCCGATGCAATCTTGTGCACCTGGAAGTTGAGCCGGGAAAAACGGTTATGGGAGATTACAGTGGAGGGCATATCACCACGGAAGAAGCATGGCGGCTCGTCGATACCCTGAACAGGGAGATAGGCACCGACCGCATCCGTTTTTATCCCGGCGTCGGCTACCGTCACATCATGCTCTGGCGCTCCGGCGATGACTCCATGGCAACCACGCCTCCCCATGACATTACGGGCCGTGAGATCGGTCCCTATATGCCTGCCGGCACAGGCGCCGAGATGGTAACCGCCCTGATGGAGAGGTCGCGGCAGGTCCTGGCATGCGATCCGGTAAACCGGGAGAGGGAGAAGGCCGGAAAGCTTCCCGCCAACAGTATCTGGTTATGGGGGCAGGGCAAAAAGGCCTTTCTTCCCGTCTTCAAGGAAAAATACGGCCTCAAGGGAGCGACGGTTGCGGCGGTCGACCTTATCAAGGGCTTAAGCTGCCTCATAGGGTTCGACACGCCTCTTGTGAGGGGCGCGACCGGATATCTCGATACGGACTATGGCGCGAAGGCGAGAAAAGCCCTCAACCTACTCCGGGACCATGATATCGTCTATATTCATGTTGAGGCGCCCGACGAAGCGTCCCACAACGGCAACAGGGAAGAGAAGATCAAAGCGATCGAAAGCATAGACAGGGAAGTGGTGGGCAAGGTCCTTGAAGAGGCGGGCGAGGGGGTAAGATTTCTCGTTCTCACGGACCATGCCACGCCTTTATCGATGAAGACCCACTTTGCATGCCCGGTGCCCTTTGCAATCTATGAAAAAGGGTCTGAATCAGGGGCGGGCTGCGCATGGGGATACGACGAACGAACAGGGGATAAGGTAATGAGCGGAGAAGAAATGGTCGCCTATTTCGTGAGGGGAAAGAACGGATGA
- a CDS encoding CTP synthase, protein MRQKFIFITGGVVSSLGKGIASASIGALLEAKGLTVTLIKLDPYINVDPGTMNPFQHGEVFVTDDGTETDLDLGHYERFTHSVSSKRNNFTTGQVYDTVIAKERRGEYLGGTVQVIPHITDEIKRRILDVDDGIDVALVEIGGTVGDIESLPFLEAIRQLRNDLGKENTLFVHLTLVPFIKTADEMKTKPTQHSVKELREIGIQPDILLCRTEKFLSQGLKDKIALFCNVDRDAVITAKDVDHVYEVPLLYNQEGLDEKITNMLNIWAKKPDLSQWVTIVDTIKNPKKQVEIAVVGKYVKLIDSYKSLNEALVHGGIGNGCKVNVHYIDSEELEGGPTDYFDDIDGILVPGGFGDRGIEGKIKAIGYARTNKIPYFGLCLGMQLAVIEIGRSLAGLKGAHSTEFNEGTACPLIYLIEEWVDRENQIQKRDKFSDLGGTMRLGAYPCKLKPGSLAAKAYGQDLIHERHRHRYEFNMFYREELEKCGMNVTGISPDGTLVEIVEFKGHPWFLACQFHPEFKSKPLNPHPLFRDFIKASLKRRQDKQKWKKK, encoded by the coding sequence ATGAGACAGAAATTCATATTTATTACCGGCGGCGTGGTTTCGTCCCTTGGCAAAGGGATTGCTTCGGCATCTATCGGAGCGCTTCTTGAAGCAAAAGGGCTTACAGTGACCCTGATCAAGCTCGATCCTTATATCAACGTGGACCCGGGGACCATGAACCCTTTCCAGCACGGCGAAGTCTTTGTGACCGACGACGGTACCGAGACGGACCTGGATCTGGGTCATTATGAGCGGTTTACCCATTCCGTGTCGTCGAAGAGGAACAATTTCACGACCGGCCAGGTATATGATACGGTCATCGCCAAGGAGAGGCGCGGCGAATACCTCGGGGGGACCGTGCAGGTGATCCCCCATATCACGGACGAGATCAAAAGAAGGATCCTCGATGTAGATGACGGGATAGATGTAGCCCTTGTGGAGATCGGAGGGACGGTGGGCGACATCGAGAGCCTCCCTTTTCTCGAAGCCATAAGGCAGCTCAGAAATGACCTCGGCAAGGAGAATACCCTTTTCGTCCATCTCACCCTGGTGCCTTTTATCAAGACTGCCGACGAGATGAAAACGAAGCCGACCCAGCACAGCGTAAAAGAGTTGCGCGAGATCGGTATCCAGCCCGACATCCTCCTGTGCAGGACGGAAAAGTTTCTTTCCCAGGGGCTGAAGGATAAGATTGCCCTTTTCTGCAACGTCGACAGGGACGCGGTAATCACGGCGAAAGACGTGGACCATGTCTACGAGGTGCCCCTGCTTTACAACCAGGAGGGCCTTGACGAGAAGATTACGAACATGCTCAACATATGGGCAAAAAAACCCGATCTATCCCAATGGGTAACCATTGTCGATACGATCAAGAACCCGAAAAAGCAGGTCGAGATCGCGGTGGTGGGCAAGTATGTGAAACTGATCGATTCATACAAGAGCCTTAACGAGGCACTCGTCCACGGCGGCATCGGGAACGGCTGCAAGGTGAATGTCCATTATATAGACTCCGAGGAGCTCGAGGGCGGACCGACCGACTATTTTGACGATATAGACGGTATACTGGTGCCGGGCGGGTTCGGCGACCGGGGTATCGAGGGAAAAATAAAGGCCATCGGCTATGCACGGACGAACAAGATCCCCTACTTCGGCCTCTGTTTGGGCATGCAGCTCGCAGTGATAGAAATAGGGCGCAGCCTGGCGGGACTCAAGGGCGCGCACAGCACGGAATTCAATGAAGGTACGGCCTGTCCGCTCATATACCTCATTGAAGAGTGGGTGGACCGGGAGAACCAAATTCAGAAGAGGGACAAGTTCTCCGATCTGGGAGGGACCATGCGACTCGGGGCCTATCCATGTAAATTAAAACCGGGAAGTCTCGCTGCCAAGGCATACGGTCAGGACCTGATCCATGAGAGACACCGGCACCGCTATGAATTCAATATGTTCTACCGGGAAGAGCTGGAAAAATGCGGCATGAACGTGACCGGGATATCCCCCGACGGCACCCTGGTGGAGATCGTCGAGTTCAAGGGCCACCCGTGGTTTCTCGCGTGCCAGTTCCATCCGGAATTCAAATCAAAGCCTTTGAATCCTCATCCCCTGTTCAGGGACTTTATCAAGGCATCCCTGAAGAGGAGACAAGATAAGCAGAAATGGAAAAAGAAGTGA
- the rpsU gene encoding 30S ribosomal protein S21, with the protein MDIRVQGDNIEKAIKDLKRKLQMEGLFKEIKKRSFYEKPSEKIRRKQREAQKRRLKSLRSKRHA; encoded by the coding sequence TTGGATATAAGGGTTCAAGGCGATAATATTGAGAAGGCGATTAAGGATCTGAAGCGCAAACTCCAGATGGAAGGGCTTTTCAAGGAAATCAAGAAGAGAAGCTTCTATGAAAAACCTTCGGAAAAGATCAGGAGAAAACAGCGCGAAGCGCAGAAGAGAAGGCTGAAATCCTTGAGGTCGAAAAGACACGCGTAG
- the kdsA gene encoding 3-deoxy-8-phosphooctulonate synthase, translating into MEKEVTIGNIRIGEKPFLFIGGPCVIEGRDITLRHAEKLARLTEKLDIPFIFKSSYDKANRTSVTSYRGVGIEEGLKILQEIRSGFGIPVLTDVHSVKEARIAAEAIDVLQVPALLSRQTDLIVACGETGKAVNIKKGQFLSPRDMRYAIDKVESTGNRKILLTERGTSFGYNTLVNDFRAIPIMQEFGYPVIFDATHS; encoded by the coding sequence ATGGAAAAAGAAGTGACCATAGGCAATATAAGGATAGGGGAGAAGCCCTTCCTCTTTATCGGGGGACCCTGCGTCATCGAAGGGAGGGATATCACCCTGCGCCATGCCGAAAAGCTGGCCCGCCTCACTGAGAAGCTCGATATACCTTTCATATTCAAATCTTCCTACGACAAAGCAAACAGGACCTCCGTCACGAGTTACCGGGGCGTGGGCATCGAAGAAGGGTTAAAAATACTCCAGGAGATCAGATCCGGGTTTGGAATTCCGGTCCTCACGGACGTCCATTCGGTGAAGGAGGCCCGTATTGCGGCAGAGGCAATCGATGTGCTCCAGGTCCCGGCCCTTCTTTCCAGGCAGACCGATCTCATTGTCGCCTGCGGCGAGACGGGCAAGGCAGTCAACATCAAGAAAGGGCAGTTTCTTTCCCCCCGGGATATGAGGTATGCTATAGACAAGGTGGAATCGACGGGAAACCGGAAGATCCTCCTCACCGAGAGGGGCACCTCCTTCGGCTACAACACGCTGGTGAATGATTTCCGGGCGATCCCCATCATGCAGGAATTCGGGTATCCCGTGATCTTCGATGCCACCCATAGCG
- a CDS encoding PPC domain-containing DNA-binding protein — protein sequence MKYRTGNIGRVVVARFEDGDDLLEGLKDIARGEGIRAAVFFLVGGISEGRIVVGPERDESPPVPVWRELNESHEMQGTGTIFWEGDEPRIHLHGAYGKKDSVKMGCLRESAKTFLVMEAVIMEIKGINAVRQLDPLSKMVLLKLKDLPDDGRWKTPEIDYPGSK from the coding sequence ATGAAATACCGGACAGGAAATATAGGCAGGGTCGTCGTGGCGAGATTCGAGGACGGGGACGACCTGCTGGAGGGGCTTAAAGATATCGCAAGGGGGGAGGGGATCAGGGCGGCAGTCTTTTTTCTGGTGGGTGGAATATCGGAAGGCAGGATCGTGGTAGGGCCAGAGAGAGATGAGTCCCCGCCGGTCCCGGTGTGGCGCGAGCTGAATGAGAGTCATGAGATGCAGGGTACGGGCACGATATTCTGGGAGGGGGATGAGCCGAGGATACACCTCCACGGGGCGTATGGCAAGAAGGACAGCGTGAAGATGGGGTGCCTGAGGGAGTCGGCGAAGACGTTCCTGGTCATGGAGGCGGTGATTATGGAGATAAAGGGGATAAATGCCGTGAGGCAGCTCGACCCCCTGTCGAAAATGGTCCTCCTCAAGCTGAAGGATCTACCCGACGATGGCAGGTGGAAGACGCCCGAGATCGATTATCCGGGATCGAAGTGA